A genome region from Clostridium pasteurianum includes the following:
- a CDS encoding carbon-nitrogen hydrolase family protein, translating to MKIKVSCVQMRPILKDVKTNLEKMTEFIEQVMKKQSNTDLIVFPELITSGYECEDEFYNFAETMQDGLSIKVIGELAKKYNTNIIYGFPERDSNKSNIIYNSSVFIDNSGKAIDTYRKVHLFDTEKKYFTPGSEFPVFDTSFGKIGIMICWDTAFPEVARIYSLKGAELIVVSTNWEKPYSDDWDLVTRARAFDNCVYLAAANRIGDDKNLGFFGHSKIVDPLGKPIKELNEEVEGIISAELDLETPKKLRKEYYTFFKDRRPELYKEIIN from the coding sequence ATGAAAATTAAAGTTTCTTGCGTTCAAATGAGGCCAATATTAAAAGATGTAAAAACTAATTTAGAAAAAATGACTGAATTTATTGAGCAAGTAATGAAAAAACAAAGCAATACCGATTTAATAGTATTTCCTGAGTTAATAACCTCTGGATATGAATGTGAAGATGAGTTTTATAATTTTGCAGAAACAATGCAGGATGGTCTTAGTATAAAAGTAATAGGCGAACTTGCTAAAAAGTACAATACAAATATAATATATGGATTTCCTGAAAGAGACAGCAATAAAAGTAATATAATTTATAACTCATCTGTTTTCATTGATAATAGCGGTAAAGCAATTGATACATATAGAAAAGTTCATTTATTTGATACAGAGAAAAAATACTTTACACCAGGTTCAGAATTTCCTGTGTTTGATACTTCTTTTGGAAAGATTGGGATAATGATTTGCTGGGATACAGCTTTTCCTGAAGTAGCTAGGATATATAGTTTAAAGGGAGCGGAACTTATCGTTGTGAGTACAAATTGGGAAAAACCATATTCTGATGATTGGGATTTGGTAACTAGAGCGAGGGCTTTTGATAACTGCGTGTATTTAGCAGCAGCTAATAGAATTGGAGATGATAAAAATCTAGGATTCTTTGGACATAGTAAAATTGTGGATCCTCTTGGGAAGCCAATTAAAGAACTAAATGAAGAAGTAGAGGGAATAATTTCAGCAGAGCTTGATCTAGAAACACCTAAAAAATTAAGAAAAGAATATTATACATTTTTTAAGGATAGAAGACCTGAGCTTTATAAAGAAATAATAAATTAA
- the kdpF gene encoding K(+)-transporting ATPase subunit F: MILLAIIVICLFIYLCYALFNPEKF; this comes from the coding sequence ATGATACTTTTAGCTATTATAGTGATTTGTCTTTTTATTTATTTATGTTATGCATTATTCAATCCCGAAAAATTTTAG
- the kdpA gene encoding potassium-transporting ATPase subunit KdpA, with the protein MEILQIAIILIVFVLLCVPIGKYMYKVAEHKKTFLDPVLDKVDNFIYKISGIHKDEEMGWKQYVLALLMCNAIPAFIGYIILRIQAISIFNPNHIKGMEQGLTFNTIISFLTNTNLQDYGGESGVSYLSQMTVMTFFMFFAAATGISVALAFIRALAGKKKIGNFYVDLVRVITRILLPFSIIVAVFYISQGVPQTLSANKTVTTIEGKLQDIPLGPVASLESIKLIGTNGGGFFSANSAHPFENPTPLTNTVQIITLIVLAGSMVICFGHMIKKKKQAIAIFAAMMVLLLAGVAVCYSAEKSGNPVLARVGLSQAMGNMEGKEMRFGIGSTSLFTTVTTDTSCGAVDTMHDSLTPIGGTVPLINMMLNVIFGGVGVGFMNMIMYAILTVFLCGLMVGRTPEFLTKKIEGKEIKLVAFAIIIHPFLILMSTAIALSTKQGLAGISNPGFHGLTQILYQFTSSAANNGSGFEGLGDNTMFWNTSAGIVMFLGRYLSIIILLAVAGSLAAKKSVPVSSGTFKTDNAVFTVTLIVIVIIIGALTFLPAVALGPISEYLTL; encoded by the coding sequence ATGGAAATATTACAAATAGCAATTATACTCATTGTATTTGTGCTTCTGTGTGTACCTATAGGAAAATATATGTACAAGGTTGCAGAGCATAAGAAAACTTTTTTAGATCCCGTACTTGATAAGGTAGATAACTTTATTTACAAAATTTCAGGAATACACAAAGATGAGGAAATGGGCTGGAAACAGTACGTCCTTGCACTCTTAATGTGTAATGCCATCCCGGCATTTATTGGATATATAATTTTAAGAATTCAGGCTATAAGCATTTTTAATCCTAATCATATAAAGGGAATGGAGCAAGGACTTACTTTTAATACAATAATAAGCTTTTTAACTAATACAAATCTTCAAGATTATGGAGGGGAATCTGGAGTATCTTATTTATCTCAAATGACAGTAATGACATTCTTTATGTTTTTCGCTGCTGCAACAGGAATATCAGTAGCACTTGCATTTATAAGAGCTCTTGCAGGGAAGAAGAAAATTGGAAACTTCTATGTTGATCTTGTAAGAGTTATAACAAGAATATTACTGCCTTTTTCAATTATAGTTGCTGTGTTTTATATAAGTCAGGGTGTCCCACAAACACTTTCAGCTAATAAAACAGTTACAACTATAGAAGGTAAACTTCAAGATATTCCACTTGGACCGGTTGCAAGCCTTGAGTCAATAAAACTTATAGGAACTAATGGAGGAGGATTTTTTAGTGCTAACTCAGCTCATCCTTTTGAAAATCCAACACCACTTACAAATACAGTTCAGATAATAACATTAATTGTTTTAGCTGGTTCAATGGTAATTTGTTTTGGACACATGATAAAAAAGAAAAAACAAGCTATTGCAATATTTGCTGCTATGATGGTACTTCTTTTAGCGGGAGTTGCAGTATGTTATTCCGCAGAAAAATCAGGGAATCCAGTGTTAGCACGTGTGGGACTTAGTCAAGCCATGGGAAATATGGAAGGCAAGGAAATGAGATTTGGAATAGGTTCAACATCACTTTTCACAACAGTTACCACTGATACTTCTTGTGGTGCAGTAGATACCATGCATGATTCATTAACGCCAATAGGAGGAACCGTTCCACTTATAAATATGATGTTAAATGTTATTTTTGGAGGTGTTGGGGTTGGCTTTATGAACATGATAATGTATGCCATCTTAACTGTTTTCCTCTGCGGACTTATGGTTGGAAGAACACCGGAGTTTCTAACTAAAAAGATTGAGGGTAAGGAGATTAAATTAGTTGCATTTGCTATAATAATACATCCTTTCTTAATATTAATGTCAACAGCTATTGCACTTAGTACAAAGCAGGGGTTGGCTGGAATATCAAATCCAGGCTTCCATGGACTTACGCAGATTTTATATCAATTTACAAGTTCGGCGGCTAATAATGGTTCTGGGTTTGAAGGACTCGGTGATAATACTATGTTCTGGAATACTTCAGCTGGAATAGTTATGTTTTTAGGAAGATATCTATCAATAATAATACTTCTTGCAGTAGCAGGTTCTCTTGCCGCTAAAAAATCAGTACCTGTAAGTAGTGGAACATTTAAAACGGATAATGCAGTTTTTACAGTAACACTAATAGTTATAGTTATCATAATTGGAGCACTTACTTTTCTTCCAGCAGTTGCTCTAGGACCAATTTCAGAATATCTTACGCTGTAG
- the kdpB gene encoding potassium-transporting ATPase subunit KdpB, protein MKDNKSKFITKDIFNEAVIESFKKLNPKYMMKNPVMFVVEIGFLVTVLLTIVPNIFGDKGNNLRIYNAIVAVILFITVLFANFAESVAEGRGKAQADTLKKTKKNTIAKYIDENENIKTINADELKKGDIVLVQNGDVIPNDGEVIEGIASVDESAITGESAPVMKEPGGDFASVTGGTKVVSDWIKVKITATPGESFLDKMINLVEGASRQKTPNEIALNTVLVSLTLIFLIVLVALYPMAVYTGVKIPMSTLIALLVCLIPTTIGGLLSAIGIAGMDRVTRFNVIAMSGKAVEACGDVDTMILDKTGTITYGNRLAADFIPVGGADKQKLIDYAVMCSLKDDTPEGKSIVGLGKKLGITIDTEKYENVEFEEFTAQTRMSGVNLKDGTRVRKGAYDAINKRVKDLKGVIPDDLEGSVNDVAKLGGTPLVVCVDNKIYGVIYLKDTVKAGLVERFERLREIGIKTVMCTGDNPLTAATIAKEAGVDGFIAECKPEDKIEAIKKEQDEGKLVAMTGDGTNDAPALAQADVGLAMNSGTTAAKEAANMVDLDSDPTKVLEVVEIGKQLLITRGALTTFSIANDVAKYFAIIPAIFTIAIPQMQVMNIMKLSTPYSAILSALIFNAIIIPALIPIAMRGVKYKPMKSEALLLKNMLIYGLGGVIVPFIGIKAIDLIITPMVRILNLG, encoded by the coding sequence ATGAAAGATAATAAATCAAAATTTATTACTAAGGATATATTTAATGAAGCAGTTATTGAATCTTTTAAAAAATTAAATCCCAAGTATATGATGAAGAACCCAGTTATGTTTGTGGTTGAAATTGGATTTCTTGTTACAGTTCTTCTTACTATTGTTCCTAATATATTTGGGGACAAGGGAAATAATTTAAGAATTTATAATGCTATTGTAGCAGTAATTTTATTTATAACAGTATTATTCGCTAATTTTGCAGAATCTGTAGCAGAAGGACGTGGAAAAGCTCAAGCAGATACACTTAAAAAAACCAAAAAAAATACTATAGCAAAATATATAGATGAAAATGAAAATATTAAAACTATAAATGCCGACGAATTAAAAAAAGGAGATATAGTACTTGTACAAAATGGTGATGTAATACCAAATGATGGAGAGGTTATTGAGGGCATTGCATCCGTAGATGAATCTGCAATTACTGGAGAATCAGCACCGGTTATGAAGGAACCAGGAGGAGATTTTGCATCTGTTACAGGTGGAACAAAGGTTGTAAGTGACTGGATAAAGGTTAAAATAACAGCAACTCCAGGGGAATCCTTTCTTGATAAGATGATTAATCTTGTAGAAGGTGCTTCAAGGCAGAAAACTCCTAATGAAATTGCACTTAATACAGTACTTGTAAGTTTAACCTTAATATTTTTAATTGTACTTGTTGCCCTTTATCCTATGGCAGTATACACAGGTGTAAAAATTCCTATGTCAACTTTAATAGCTCTTCTAGTATGTCTTATTCCTACAACTATAGGTGGACTTTTATCAGCAATAGGTATAGCTGGAATGGATAGAGTCACAAGATTTAATGTAATAGCAATGTCAGGAAAGGCTGTAGAGGCTTGCGGCGATGTTGATACTATGATTTTAGATAAAACAGGAACTATAACTTATGGAAATAGGTTAGCAGCTGATTTTATACCCGTTGGAGGAGCAGATAAACAAAAACTTATAGATTACGCAGTTATGTGTTCCTTAAAAGACGATACTCCAGAGGGTAAATCCATAGTTGGGCTTGGAAAGAAACTTGGAATTACAATAGATACTGAAAAATATGAAAATGTAGAATTTGAAGAATTTACAGCTCAAACGAGAATGAGCGGAGTTAACTTAAAAGATGGCACAAGGGTTAGAAAAGGTGCTTACGATGCTATAAATAAAAGAGTAAAAGATTTAAAGGGTGTCATCCCTGATGATTTGGAAGGGTCTGTAAATGATGTGGCAAAGCTTGGAGGAACGCCGCTTGTAGTATGTGTTGATAATAAGATTTATGGCGTTATATATCTTAAGGATACAGTAAAGGCTGGACTTGTAGAGAGATTTGAAAGGCTTAGAGAAATAGGAATAAAAACGGTTATGTGTACAGGTGATAATCCTCTAACAGCTGCAACTATAGCAAAGGAAGCAGGGGTTGATGGATTTATTGCAGAATGTAAGCCTGAGGATAAAATAGAAGCCATAAAGAAGGAACAAGATGAAGGAAAACTCGTAGCAATGACAGGTGATGGAACAAATGATGCTCCAGCATTAGCACAGGCAGATGTTGGTCTTGCAATGAACAGTGGAACAACTGCTGCGAAGGAAGCTGCTAATATGGTTGATTTGGATTCTGATCCTACTAAGGTACTTGAGGTTGTAGAAATAGGAAAACAACTTTTAATAACAAGGGGAGCGCTTACTACTTTTAGTATAGCTAATGATGTTGCTAAATACTTTGCAATAATACCAGCAATTTTTACAATAGCGATACCACAGATGCAGGTTATGAACATTATGAAACTATCTACACCTTATAGTGCAATACTATCGGCTCTTATATTCAATGCTATAATAATACCAGCTCTAATACCTATTGCCATGCGAGGTGTAAAATATAAGCCTATGAAATCAGAAGCATTACTTTTAAAGAATATGCTTATATATGGGCTTGGTGGTGTTATAGTTCCTTTTATAGGTATTAAGGCAATAGATTTAATAATAACACCAATGGTTAGAATTCTTAATTTAGGTTAA
- a CDS encoding K(+)-transporting ATPase subunit C, whose product MKYLKTSLRLSIVLIIVCGLIYPLFITGVGQTIFHNKANGSIVTFKGKEVGSALLGQNFTDKRFFRGRVSSINYNTYTEKDVKDGKYTGVSSGSQNLAPSNKALKDRVKKDIADFLKDHPGVKKSDIPTDLLTSSGSGLDPDISPKAAEIQIPAVSKATGISDSKLKDIVQKYTEGKTFGVLGEDRVNVLKVNLEIASMIKK is encoded by the coding sequence ATAAAGTATTTAAAAACTTCTCTCAGATTAAGTATTGTTTTGATAATAGTTTGTGGACTTATATATCCACTTTTTATAACAGGAGTAGGTCAGACTATTTTTCATAATAAGGCGAATGGAAGTATAGTTACTTTTAAAGGTAAAGAGGTTGGCTCTGCACTTTTAGGACAAAATTTTACGGACAAAAGGTTTTTTAGGGGAAGGGTTTCTTCTATAAATTATAATACCTATACTGAAAAAGATGTGAAGGATGGAAAATATACTGGAGTTAGCTCAGGCTCACAAAATCTAGCACCATCTAATAAGGCTTTAAAGGATAGAGTTAAAAAGGATATAGCTGATTTTCTAAAGGATCATCCGGGAGTTAAAAAATCTGATATACCAACGGATCTTTTAACTAGTTCAGGTTCAGGTCTCGACCCAGATATAAGTCCTAAAGCTGCTGAGATTCAAATACCTGCAGTATCTAAAGCAACAGGAATAAGTGATAGTAAACTTAAAGATATAGTGCAAAAATATACAGAGGGAAAAACATTTGGTGTACTTGGAGAGGACAGAGTTAATGTTCTTAAGGTTAATCTTGAAATAGCTTCTATGATAAAAAAATAG